The following are encoded in a window of Gossypium raimondii isolate GPD5lz chromosome 13, ASM2569854v1, whole genome shotgun sequence genomic DNA:
- the LOC105781084 gene encoding uncharacterized protein LOC105781084 yields MNNYSPAFHRHKSLKQEKNIMLPFSCYSPKLSLYILATCVILLMLLQIRSLHTVLPTSSSPLPSLSPSASWSLFQQWQNLVLNRTLAAASPVNCTQNPDSMNQKLRDSITFLPLKDLRFSNQPLDGHTWFMSSMYDTREEGEVQYQQFPSEPSKGRLLCLKGRDTHDGSWNYYALAWPEALPTNATLMKGLTFVSYNHYNYDNIWHGLSAVMPFVAWHRKNSCEKPTRWVLYHWGELRFKMGTWLNLLMEATFGQAPYIEEFNDVDDDQPVCFEKAVVMRHNEGGMSRESRMEVYDLMRCKARVYCNASLDRRDSDERPDIGMTLLMRSGARSFRNETAVIGVFEKECKKVKGCRLMVAYSNNLTFCQQVKQMSLTDILISPHGAQLTNMFLMDRNSSVMEFYPKGWLKLAGVGQYVYHWIASWSGMRHRGEWRDPNGESCPYSDEDHRCMSFYKNGLIGYNETHFAEWARNVLNDVQTKRFEEEGTKNGTASMKTCDCN; encoded by the exons ATGAACAATTACTCTCCTGCATTCCATAGACATAAGAGCTTGAAACAAGAGAAGAACATCATGTTGCCATTCTCTTGTTACTCTCCCAAGCTATCCCTTTACATCCTCGCGACATGTGTAATCCTTTTAATGTTGTTACAGATCCGCTCCCTCCACACGGTTCTTCCCACTTCCTCATCTCCTTTACCTTCACTTTCACCTTCAGCTTCTTGGTCTCTCTTCCAACAATGGCAAAACTTGGTTCTCAACCGGACCTTGGCCGCCGCCTCGCCTGTAAACTGCACCCAAAACCCGGATTCCATGAACCAAAAGCTTCGAGATTCCATCACGTTCCTCCCGTTGAAAGACCTGCGTTTCTCGAACCAGCCCCTTGATGGTCACACATGGTTCATGAGTTCCATGTACGACACACGCGAGGAAGGTGAGGTCCAATACCAACAGTTCCCTTCAGAACCGTCCAAAGGCCGGCTCCTTTGCCTTAAAGGCCGCGACACACACGACGGTTCATGGAACTACTACGCCTTGGCATGGCCCGAAGCGCTTCCTACAAACGCCACCCTAATGAAGGGCCTCACTTTCGTGTCTTACAACCATTACAACTACGACAACATATGGCATGGTCTGTCGGCTGTCATGCCTTTTGTCGCTTGGCATAGGAAAAACAGCTGTGAAAAACCAACGAGATGGGTGCTTTACCACTGGGGTGAACTTAGGTTCAAGATGGGGACATGGTTGAACTTGTTAATGGAGGCTACGTTTGGCCAAGCTCCTTACATTGAAGAGTTTAATGACGTTGATGATGATCAACCTGTTTGCTTCGAAAAGGCTGTTGTGATGAGGCACAATGAAGGAGGGATGTCGAGGGAGTCAAGGATGGAAGTTTATGATCTGATGAGGTGTAAGGCTAGGGTTTACTGTAATGCGAGCCTTGATAGAAGGGATAGCGATGAAAGACCAGACATTGGGATGACTTTGCTAATGAGGAGTGGAGCAAGGTCTTTCAGGAACGAGACGGCAGTGATTGGGGTGTTTGAGAAAGAATGCAAAAAGGTGAAGGGTTGCCGGTTAATGGTGGCTTACTCCAATAATCTCACCTTTTGTCAACAG GTGAAGCAAATGAGTTTAACAGATATTCTAATATCACCCCATGGTGCCCAACTGACCAACATGTTCCTAATGGACCGAAACAGCAGCGTTATGGAGTTTTACCCCAAAGGCTGGCTAAAGCTTGCCGGCGTCGGCCAATATGTGTACCATTGGATAGCTAGCTGGTCCGGGATGAGGCACCGAGGCGAATGGCGAGATCCCAACGGGGAAAGCTGCCCTTACTCCGACGAAGATCACCGGTGTATGTCGTTCTACAAGAATGGCCTAATTGGCTACAATGAGACCCATTTTGCGGAGTGGGCTAGAAATGTTCTAAATGATGTTCAAACAAAGAGATTTGAAGAAGAGGGTACCAAAAATGGGACAGCTTCTATGAAAACTTGTGATTGCAATTAA